TGATACAGCCACGAGCGGCGATGAACTCGtggtccctcctccttcttctggaGCAGAATCAGGGTCTGGTGGAATCACCTCTTCGTTCGCCGGAGTGCTGCTTGTTCTGTTCAGGCTTCTGTTGCATTTATCCGTCTCCGTCCGCTGGTGCTGGCCGCCGCTCAGCACTCTGTGCTTATCGCatgttatttagttatttaggCCTTGCCGGTCATCCAGAGAAATTGATCTGTTCCTGTAGAGCTTTCGAATCCCTCTTCGAGCCGTTATGTTGCCATGCCCGACTCTTTCCAatttctcctgttcctcttttcCTTGTAGGACGGAGACTTTGCACAGACTCCCAGCGGCAGAAGGTGAGTCATCCCTGCCCTCGCGCCGTTGCTCCAGGCACTGAAGGCATTGCAGGACTGAGTCCACGTCGAGGGCGTTCTGGGCGTCGTCCATCGCCTGTTTGGTGACTCTCTCCGCGGCGCTGAGAGCCTCGGCCTCCCGGCACACGGCAGCCAGGCGGAAGAGGCCCTCCGTCACCCTCCCCATCGCCTCTGTCTTCTTGGCATTAATGCGGCCGAGTTTCTGCAGGCCTTTCCTCTGCACCAGGGACTTCTTCTCCTCGATGATCACCTCCATCTGGACGACATAACGCAGGTCGTGGCCCTCGAACAGGCAGTGGCCGCACAGGCCGGACCGGCACCTCCGGCACCAGAACTCCAGGGCGGAGCCATGGACGCCGCAGGGGCCGTGCTGGAAAATCATCGAATGGTAAGTGATTTTCAGTACAAAAAAGGACAATTATggatggaaaataatatatgcacacacaaaaaagaccacTGTAGGAAAGTAGAGGTAGATTAGCTCATAACGTGACGCTGTGGAGCACCTTGGTTACTGTCTGCTACAGTGGATActgtctccacacacacacacacacacatacatacatacatatatacatgcacacacacacacacacacacacacacacacacacacacacacacacacacacacacacacacacacacacacatacatacatacatatatacatgcacacacacacacacacacacacacacacacacacacaacacacaataatacatatcatcatataatataatatatatatatgcatatattatatatatatatatatatatatatatatatatatatatatatatatatatatatatatatataaaatatatatatataatacacacacacacacacacacacacacacacacacacacacacacacacacacacacacacacacacacaaaataaaaatatatatatatatatatatatatatatatatatatatatatatatatatatatatatatatatatatatatatatatatatatatatatatatatatatatatatatatatatatatatatgttgtgcatATTACtatatgtgttgtgcgtgtgtgttgtgtgtgtgtgttttttgtgtgtgtgtgtgtgtgtgtgtgttgtgtgtgtgtgtgtgtgtgtgtgtgtgtgtgtgtgtgtggtgtgtgtgtgtgtgtgtgtgtgtgtgtgtgtgtgtgtgtgtgtgtgcgtgtatacatatatatatatacatacacacacacatacatgtgtgtgtgcgcatacacacatatgtatatatatatatatatatatatatatatatatatatatatatatatatatatatatgtatatttgtatttatacagacacacacacacacacacgcacacacacatacacacacacacacacacacacacacacacacacacacacacacacacacacacacacacacacacacacacacacacacacacacacacacagcacacacacatatatatatgtatatatatgtatatatacatatatatatatatatatatatatatatatatatatatatatatatgcatatatataatatatatgtatatatatatatatatatatatatatatatatatatatatatatatatatatattatatatatatatatatatatatatatatatatatatatatatattacaaactcaTACACAGTTATCCATTTATGATCTTTAGGCAAAGTGCGGTTGTAAAATTCCCGAGAGTCACAGCGGTCACCTTCGAACGCCGGAAGTGCCTGCTGAGGCCAAGGAGAGCGAACACCACCGGAAGCTGCAGCACCGGAACGCTATCGTTAAGTCTCCTGCAGAAGGGGCACTCCAGGCAGCCGTTCTTCTCGAGGCTGAGGAGGCAGGGGCGGCAGAAGCAGTGGCCGCAGTTGGGCAGCAACACGGGCTCACGCGCACCCTCCGAGTACAACTCCGAACACACGCCGCAGGTCAGGTCTTGCTCCATGTCTGAAGGGCCGATGCTGATTGGCTGATTCTAAATGTTCGATGATGATTGGCTGATTCTAAATGTTCGATGCTGATTGGCTGATTCTGAAGAGCCGATGCTGATTGGCCGATTCTGAAGGTCTGATGCTGATTGGCCGATTCTGAAGAGCCGATGATGATTGGCTGATTCTAAATGTCTGATGCTGATTGGCCGATTCTGAAGAGCCTATGATGATTGGCTGATTTCGAAGGGCCGATGCTGATTGGCCGATTCTGAAGAGCCGATGCTGTGGGGCTGAAGCTGCAGTGGGGAGCTGGGGAGGCGTGGACAAGAGACAAGATtaggaatttgtatatataagtctctctctctctctctctctctctctctctctctctctctctctctctctctctctctctctctctctctatatatatatatatatatatatatatacacatttatgtatatatatatattttgcacacatacacacacacacacacacaaacactctctctctctctctctctctctctctctctctctctttctctccccctgtctgcctgtctctctctctttctgtatatatatacacacacacacacacatgtatatatatatatatatatatatatatatatatatatatatatatatatatgcacacacacacacatatatatatatatatatatatatatatatatatatatttatatatatataatatatatatatatatattttttttttttttatatatatatcatatatatacatatatacatatatatatatatatatatatatatatatattatatatatatataaaatatatatatgcgcatatataatatatatatatatatatatatatatgtgtgtgtgtgtgtgtgtgtgtgtgtgtgtgtgtggtgtgtgtgtgtgtgtgtgtgtgtgtgtgtgtgtgtgtgtgtgtgtatatatatatatatatatatatatatatatatatatatatatatatacacacaacacatatatatatataatatatatataaaatatatatataatatataatatatatatatatatatatatatatatatatatatatatattacatatatatatatatacatatatacatacatgtatatacatatatatacacatttatgtatatatataatttgcacacatacacacacacacacacacacacacacacacacacacacacacacacacacacacacacacacaaaatatatatatatatatatatatatatatatatatatatatatatattgtatacgtacatacagatatacttatatatatatataatatatatatatatatatatatatattcatataaatatatatgtatagtgtatataaggccgcggtggccgagtggttagagcatcggactcaagactggcacgacggcaatctgagttcgagggttcgagtcaccggccggcgcgttgttcccttgggcaaggaacttcacctcgattgcctacctagccactgggtggccaagccagcccaagtcaagtgctggtcccaagcccggataaatcgagagaattattacctaaaaaggtaccaccagcactctccgtggaaaggaactggggaccctaccacgtactcactccaagaacatcacaccatgaaaaacatgtatcatgttgtgaccacggcggctcaaacatgaacctacctaaaaaaaaaaaaaaaaaaaaaaatagtgtatgtatgtatatagtttgtatgtatgtatgtgtacatgtatgtatgtatgtatgtatgtatgtatgtatgtatgtatgtgcatacacatatgtatatgtatatatatacgtatatatatgcatatatgtatgtataatatatatatatattatatatatatatatatataatatatatatatatatataatatatataatataatatataatataatataataatatatataatataatatatatatatataatatatatatatatatatattatatatatatatatatatatatattatatatatatatatatatatatatatatatatatatatgcgtgtgtgtgtgtgcatctaaatATATACGAGAGGTGGACCGGATATCCGACCCGCGTGCATCCGCATCACTTTTAACATCCGATTCGGATGCAGTACATGTCGGTTGGAGactgagaaaaagatagatagatagatagatagacagatagacagatagataacagatatagaGAAGCAAGGTTGCCAATTTTTTCTACGTGTAAACTGGAACCACACTGCCGTATACTGTAGATATACGTGTAATAAATTTTCAATAACATTATAATCTACAATATCTAAAATTgaaaaatagttatgataattaatcagaaagtagaaataaagatatgattgaaatgtgtgtgtatacacacacacacacatatgcacacaaactcacacacacacacacacacacacacacacacacacacacacacacaaacacacacacacacacacacacacacacacacgcacacacacacacacacacacacgcacacacacacacacacacacacacacacacacacacacacacacacacacacacacacacacatatatatatatataaatatatatatatatatatatatatatatatatatatatatatatatatatatatatataaacacacacacacacacacacacacacacacacacacacacacacacacacacacacacacacacaatatatatatatatatatatatatatatatatatatatatatatatatatatatatatacacattttttttttcaacagccagttattccactgcaggaaatcggtctctctcaattcattatttgagaggatatttggcagtctcacccttgcctgactggatgcccttcctaatcaaccgcggttcggcgcgcttaacacctatgtcacggcggcgacttcccctacaacacctgccctacaagagtatggtagggtggcgagcttagggtgtaaggtagacaaccaagatgtcttgattcctttattgtatagtaatgatggagtacagctgcgccgaggagcgaggtgttgctccttggttccccgcagggagtctgcctgtcatctcctacagtggtctacagATGGATATAAATCATGTGCCTACCATGTGACAGTCAGTGGCGATAAAAGgtggtgttacaacaatgcatagctcttgtggaaggagatagacagcacaacattggaatgtctagtgtggcaagaagagacaaataaacaggtaaagcaatggacacacatGCGTGTTTCACCATTGGAATATCTAGTGTGGTAAAAAGAGATGAACTTTCACTTAAAGCATTGATCATGAgtaaatgaatatgtgtatgtatgtgtgaaaatacATGCGTGAGAAATatgtaaggttatataaaatatgcagaatatagtaatatgatatagatatagctgggtaatatacacacacacaaagaaacacacatacacacacacacacacacacacacacacacacacacacatatatatatatatgtatatatatttgtatacatatgtatatgtatatttatatatatatatatatatatatgtatatgtatgtgtatatatatttgtatatatatgtatatatatatatatatatatatatatatatatatatatatataatatatatccgtatatatatatatatatatatatatatatatatatatattgtgttttgtgtgtgtgtgtgtgtgtgtgtgtgtgtgtatgtgtgtgtatatgtattatatatatatatatatatatatatatatatatatatatatatatatatatataaacataaaatagagggaatgattacctaaaaaaggtaacaccggcactctccgtggaaaggaactggggaccctaccacgtactcactccaagagcatcacaacatgaaaaactacatctaagtatcatgctgtgaccacggcggctcaaacatgaacctaccgttttaatataatacacacacacacacacacacacacacacacacacacacacacacacacacacacacacacacacacacatatatatatatatatatatatatatatatatatatatatatatatgtacacacacacacacacacatatataaatatataaataaatatatatatacatatatatatatatatatctatctatctatctatctatatatatatatatatatatatatatatatatatatatatatatatatatatatatatatatatcgacggccaccgtCAGTTGATGTCGaccatggcattattgtctctccccactcccgtataggtagagccaatgtctgggcgaaagaatgtgagaagcaagctgttgcccatgcagcatgccccctctctccacgcagctgatggatccaaaggaacgacaaagaccgatacggtttggcatcaGCGGCGTCACAGGAGTTGCCTTCGAACTGCCTTCggaactccggctccggatttttcctcatgGCTGACTCCGgaagccttttcatcttctaGATAACACAACGCAGTGCATTCTTAtgcatagggtggactcccatagccttcgACCATGCACGGATtgacctacaaggcagcagtcgggcaccactatcgcatCTACGAatgactaacccaaaatttgcaaatccgtgcgtgtgtgcatgtgggtgttggtgcattcatacacacacgcatcgtgcgcgtatatatatatatatatatatatatatatatatatatatatatatatatatatatatatataatatatatatacaatatatatatatatatataatatatttgtgtgtgtgtgtgtgtgtgtgtgtgtgtgtgtgtgtgtgtgtgtgtgtgtgtgtgtgtgtgtgtgtgtgtgtgtgtgtatgtgtgtgtgtgtgtgtatgtgtacatatatatatatatatatatatatatatatatatatatatatatatatatatatatatatatattatatattatggcaGGCACATAATCACGATTTGTGTAATCCATTAGACCAGAACGCCGCGTGGACTGCACATGTTTAACACGTGGCTCTATGCCAATTCGGAACCATCGCCTCAGCGGGGCCTAGATGACAATTAtagctgacctcgtctgaccttcaGTTCGCTCGCCGTCACCGTTGCGAGCACATCCGCCTCCCGGCCTCCGCTAGCCGGGGCGCGACCCGCACTCAGCGCTTGCCCCAAAGACATCGCATCGTAGCTTCAGTTGCTTGTGTGTACTCTTGCGATAAACAGTCGGACTGTTTAACCACTATTACATGAGACAATTACAccctcttacatacatacatgcacacacacatgtatatatatatacacacacacacacacatgtgtttgcgCGTGGGTTTGTGAGAATATGTGTAGGCCTACACGCGTGTTTATGCGTACTTGTTTGTGACTATGCAGGCatgtggaaatacacacacacacacacgcacacgcacacgcacacacacacacacacacacacacacacactcacacacactctctctctctctcacacacaaacacaacaacaacaacaactacaacaacaacaataacaacacgcactcacatatatgaggacacgcacatgtatatacataatacacacacacacacacacacacacacacacacacacacatatatatatatatatatatatatatatatatatatatatatatatatatatatatatatatatatatatatatatatatatatataaagagattgccgcgatggttcagtggttagagcactggactccgaccctcgtggtcccgagttcaattcctcgccgcggcagtcgtaaaaatgcctgcaacctgactgctggcttgagcccgatctcacgcgagaaaacgacatatcaccttgagaagtcaaacgcaggtgtcgtaggggaagtcgccactgtggcacaaaccgcggttgattaggaagggcatccaatcaggcaagggaggcactgccatataacctctcagtaatgaattgagagaggcctatgtcttgcagtggaatgaatgaatgttgaaaaaaaaatatatatgaagaaaacagccacagtaagaaataaaaataaaccgtgacgtttcgaactcttcagacGAATTCATTTCagtttattatccttttcatctttgtgtgcacgttattgtgtttgtgtcatatatatatatatatatatatatatatatatatatatatatatatatatatatatatatatatatatatatattatgtatatacatgttcgtatactcatatatgtgagtgccagttgtgtgtgtgtgtgtgtgtgtgtgtgtgtgtgtgtgtgtgtgtgtgtgtgtgtgtgtgtgtgtgtgtgtgtgtgtgtgtgtgtgtgtgtgtgtgtgtgtgtgtgtgtactttcatGCAAGCACAGTCCGTGTGCAGACGTTGTGGTGTCCAAGCCTGATTTGTGTTTACAGCATCAACCAACACTCATGATTGTGGGCCTGCAAGGTTAAAGGGGAATCTGGTTACTTCCCTAAGGCAGTAAGGGGTCAACCAAGGGCATCCCTGGCGCTTAGTCAGCGAACTATCCTGAGCATCTGTGCCCAGATGAGCAGGAGACCCTTGGCACCTGGTCCCGAGCCTCCTGCCCAAGGCAGTGGACTTCCCTCCACTCAGAACCATCCCTGGAGCTCCGTATTCCAGTTGTAGTCCTGGTAACGTCTGACCTGGGTGATGGGCGACCAGGGATAAAGCCGCTCCTGTGCCACAACACaaggtctatatacttatatagaccttgcccCAACGGACGCCTCCCATCAGGGTATTGGTAACTTAGCAAAACGAGGAGTGGGCCATCAAAGCCAGCAAgtagtacaaataaaaaaaatagtgcagACCGTTAACCAAACGAACAATCCTGGCAAGTTAACAATCGTATTAAATATTATTCTCCGCTTCATTTGCGATTATCTGACAGCTTGGATGATACTTCGAGAACAATCTAGAAAACCGTTTGATTCCGAGGGCATTGCCAAAGCACACATATTTCTGCTGTTATTGAACTGTTAGACAACCCAGACTCAGGACTCGTGACAAGAAAAGAATGGCTGCCATGTATGTTAGACGATTTCtcatataacaaaaacattattttcgCAACAACAACCGCCAACAGAATGGAATTCATCTGACAAAACGTCGACGTCAGCCCTGCGTTCGAAGACCCATTTAACATCCTCAATCTTGATCTTTATTAAACAGCAATTTATTCTTAACAACCTCTTCCCGAATTTGGGAAAGGAATGACTTCGTGTTCGCCAGCATGGAAGTCCGGAAGTTCAGGCAGCCTCAGTCGATGATCCAAGACACTTTGCCTCTCCCCTACCCATAATACAGCATCCCCAGACACGTTGCcaacctcttcccttctcctctcctactctcccatACAACCTTCACAATCCCTGGCACACTCAATCCTGCAACCGCTATTAAAACTTCGATATCTCTACTACCTTTCCGCACTAACATCATATGAACACTGAAATGTGTCCCAATTTAGGAGGAAATATCGTACACAATGCAGTACCCCCGGGCCATGCAAACCACTAACCCAGCGGTTGCATAAgctgtatgtgtgcttatatatatatatatatatatatatatatatatatatatatatatatatatatatatatatgtatatatatatatgtatatatatatatatatatatatatatatatattatatatatatatatatatatatatatatatgcatatgtatatatatatatatatatatatatatatatatatatatatatatatatatttatatatatatatatgcatatacaaaagtaCTGTGTATTACACTGGCTATCTTCCAACCCGCAGCTTAATCatcagtaatatataaaaaagaaaaaacttactCTGTGTGCTTTCAATTGCCAAGCAGTGGCGAGGGCTGTCAAGGATGGCTACTGAGAACGGCACAGAAAGCTCGCCAGACTCTTCTGGTCGCCGCTCGGTTTGCCCGAGAGCGTTCTCTAATCTTATCTTTGGTCTGTTATCTTATCAGTAAAGTCCCCGTATTTCTTATGCTTATCATCTCGCTGTGATGTTTACATCACATTTTATGATCGTtttgttcttgtcttttttaagagaagaaatagaaacgcGATTCTTAAGATGTGCATAAATTGTTTGGCataatcattacacacacacacacacacacacacacacacacacacacacacacacacacacacacaaacacacacacacacacacacacacacacacacacccacacccacacacacacacacacacccaca
The Penaeus monodon isolate SGIC_2016 chromosome 18, NSTDA_Pmon_1, whole genome shotgun sequence genome window above contains:
- the LOC119584500 gene encoding LOW QUALITY PROTEIN: uncharacterized protein LOC119584500 (The sequence of the model RefSeq protein was modified relative to this genomic sequence to represent the inferred CDS: substituted 1 base at 1 genomic stop codon) — encoded protein: MEQDLTCGVCSELYSEGAREPVLLPNCGHCFCRPCLLSLEKNGCLECPFCRRLNDSVPVLQLPVVFALLGLSRHFRRSKHGPCGVHGSALEFWCRRCRSGLCGHCLFEGHDLRYVVQMEVIIEEKKSLVQRKGLQKLGRINAKKTEAMGRVTEGLFRLAAVCREAEALSAAERVTKQAMDDAQNALDVDSVLQCLQCLEQRREGRDDSPSAAGSLCKVSVLQGKEEQEKLERVGHGNITARRGIRKLYRNRSISLDDRQGLNNXITCDKHRVLSGGQHQRTETDKCNRSLNRTSSTPANEEVIPPDPDSAPEEGGGTTSSSPLVAVSETAANTATPSLRCFALSDDGRQARLRWEGGRLHMYALSSRCEKPQLTLQLSVVECILQESPEVFLDLCAEGRRLGRIYIRLWGHLRRARHFLALCLGSLGPSFRGSKFSKVESKDKAGECLRVSHYLSAEGTMSAMGLMEGLEWGGDHCLPKRAGLVVAASGGKLEYDGCFDICTRDHPAKKFSCPFGEVAGGAEGMEVVREAARHEPVTEVSISEVGVVLTDQQRCDHV